One genomic window of Pseudomonas aeruginosa includes the following:
- the gspL gene encoding type II secretion system protein GspL yields MKAAWRCLLPPLSEFAEAAPLHCLRLDARGAVQERIEVSLAELARRRQGLPVALFLHPRDCRLVSLELPALPAAKLAAAVNCAAEALVLGDPAQLRLAHGPRGADGRLTLGWLEASALASLEQAVQRLRLDVREVQAAPFLLPLRDDAWVAGEWDGHLLLRRSLSDAVVHPLPEQGLAEVPQELRLFWLGERPAWRSAALERAEALDEALRWSGPASPWGLALKAPATSAGNGTWKMPLFCAALALLVWVAGLNLYAGQLAEQGQSLQRQSSQRVQQAFPELPVVLDPLRQARERRDAYLAGKADGDAAPGLAALLHGAGEAMPFLAGRLQRLDYHAGELDLELLPGPPGGDAAAWQGELGKHGLQADASDKGWQVRAMEAPPAPAAGAADSGTAEAAADEDE; encoded by the coding sequence ATGAAGGCCGCCTGGCGTTGCCTGCTGCCGCCGCTGAGCGAGTTCGCCGAGGCGGCGCCGCTGCATTGTTTGCGCCTGGATGCGCGCGGCGCGGTGCAGGAACGAATCGAGGTCTCGCTCGCGGAACTGGCGCGGCGGCGCCAGGGGTTGCCGGTGGCGCTGTTCCTGCATCCGCGCGATTGCCGCCTGGTCAGTCTCGAACTGCCGGCGCTGCCTGCGGCGAAGCTTGCCGCCGCGGTGAACTGTGCGGCCGAGGCGCTGGTCCTCGGCGATCCGGCGCAGCTACGCCTGGCCCACGGCCCGCGCGGCGCCGACGGGCGCCTGACCTTGGGGTGGCTGGAGGCGTCGGCGCTGGCCTCGCTGGAGCAGGCCGTACAGCGGCTGCGGCTCGACGTGCGGGAGGTGCAGGCCGCGCCGTTCCTCCTGCCGTTGCGCGATGACGCTTGGGTGGCCGGCGAGTGGGACGGCCATCTGCTGTTGCGCCGCTCGCTGAGCGACGCTGTGGTCCATCCCTTGCCGGAGCAGGGCCTCGCTGAGGTCCCGCAGGAGTTGCGGCTGTTCTGGCTGGGCGAGCGACCGGCGTGGCGCTCCGCAGCCCTGGAGCGGGCCGAGGCGCTGGACGAAGCGCTGCGCTGGAGCGGGCCCGCCAGTCCGTGGGGATTGGCGCTGAAAGCGCCGGCGACGAGCGCCGGCAACGGCACCTGGAAGATGCCCCTGTTCTGCGCTGCCCTGGCCTTGCTGGTGTGGGTCGCCGGTCTGAACCTGTACGCCGGGCAACTGGCCGAGCAGGGCCAGTCCTTGCAACGGCAGAGCAGTCAACGCGTGCAGCAGGCCTTCCCGGAACTGCCGGTGGTGCTCGATCCGCTGCGCCAGGCTCGCGAGCGACGCGACGCCTATCTGGCCGGCAAGGCCGATGGCGATGCCGCACCGGGACTGGCCGCGCTGCTGCATGGCGCCGGCGAGGCGATGCCGTTCCTCGCCGGGCGCCTGCAACGACTGGACTACCACGCCGGCGAACTGGACCTGGAGCTGCTGCCGGGACCGCCAGGCGGCGATGCCGCTGCCTGGCAGGGCGAGTTGGGCAAGCACGGGTTGCAGGCCGATGCCTCCGACAAGGGCTGGCAGGTGCGCGCCATGGAAGCGCCGCCAGCGCCGGCCGCTGGCGCGGCAGACAGTGGCACTGCCGAGGCGGCTGCCGATGAAGATGAATAA
- the gspH gene encoding type II secretion system minor pseudopilin GspH, which yields MRRPRQGGFTLIELMVVLVIVGIATAAISLSARPDPTGLLRQDAARLARLLEIAQGEARVRGTPILWQPSAKGYRFSPQAYRGKTDAFAADTELRARDWQAAPLRVSVRPPRPVLLDAEWIGAPLRITLSDGQHSVTVLREANGHVRVR from the coding sequence GTGAGGCGACCCCGGCAAGGCGGTTTCACCCTGATCGAACTGATGGTGGTGCTGGTAATCGTCGGCATCGCCACGGCGGCCATCAGCCTGAGCGCCCGCCCCGACCCGACGGGCCTGCTGCGCCAGGATGCCGCGCGCCTGGCGCGGTTGCTGGAAATAGCCCAGGGCGAAGCGCGGGTACGCGGTACGCCGATCCTCTGGCAGCCCAGCGCCAAGGGCTATCGCTTCAGCCCGCAGGCCTATCGCGGCAAGACCGACGCCTTCGCCGCCGACACCGAATTGCGCGCGCGCGACTGGCAGGCCGCGCCGCTGCGGGTCAGCGTGCGCCCGCCGCGACCGGTGTTGCTGGACGCCGAATGGATCGGCGCGCCGTTGCGGATAACGCTCTCCGACGGCCAACACAGCGTCACCGTGCTGCGCGAGGCGAACGGCCATGTCCGGGTACGCTGA
- a CDS encoding type II secretion system protein M, with amino-acid sequence MKMNKRLAGLLNTPAQRWSPLLLRLQAYWRQLAPRERKILAGGGLALCLALTWQVFVDPPLARIEHWQAELPRLRAQAAAVDGVLREVEALRGPTLSGTADAEAIRRSLRDQGLDGFQLDAPQPGQWQLDFASVSGEALLRWLARSPAALRLSVSEAQVTRLDAPSEERSGSSNELSGGLVSASIHLQSTSAPKDSP; translated from the coding sequence ATGAAGATGAATAAGCGCCTGGCGGGCCTGCTGAATACTCCGGCGCAGCGCTGGAGTCCCCTGCTGCTGCGATTGCAGGCCTACTGGCGGCAACTGGCGCCGCGCGAGCGCAAGATTCTCGCCGGCGGTGGCCTGGCGCTATGCCTGGCGCTGACCTGGCAAGTGTTCGTCGATCCGCCGCTGGCGCGGATCGAGCATTGGCAAGCCGAACTGCCGCGCCTGCGTGCGCAGGCTGCGGCGGTGGACGGCGTGTTGCGTGAGGTCGAGGCGTTGCGCGGTCCGACCCTGAGCGGTACGGCGGACGCCGAGGCGATCCGTCGCAGCCTGCGCGATCAGGGACTCGACGGTTTCCAACTGGACGCCCCGCAACCGGGCCAATGGCAACTGGACTTCGCCAGCGTGTCCGGCGAGGCCTTGCTGCGCTGGCTGGCGCGCAGCCCGGCAGCGTTGCGCCTGAGCGTCAGCGAGGCGCAGGTGACGCGTCTCGACGCTCCTTCCGAGGAGCGCTCCGGCTCTTCGAACGAGCTGTCCGGCGGGCTGGTGTCCGCCTCGATCCATTTGCAGTCGACTTCCGCTCCCAAGGATTCCCCATGA
- the gspG gene encoding type II secretion system major pseudopilin GspG, translated as MDVVQFSSSPKGHRGQRGFTLIEIMVVVVILGILAAMVVPKVLDRPDQARATAARQDISGLMQALKLYRLDQGRYPSQAQGLKVLAERPADASASNWRSYLERLPNDPWGKPYQYLNPGVNGEIDVFSLGADGQPGGEGINADIGSWQL; from the coding sequence ATGGATGTCGTGCAGTTCAGCTCCAGCCCGAAAGGACATCGGGGACAGCGGGGCTTCACCCTGATCGAGATCATGGTGGTGGTGGTGATCCTCGGCATCCTCGCCGCGATGGTGGTGCCCAAGGTGCTCGACCGTCCCGACCAGGCCCGCGCCACCGCGGCGCGCCAGGACATCTCCGGGCTGATGCAGGCGCTCAAGCTCTACCGCCTCGACCAGGGCCGCTATCCGAGCCAGGCGCAGGGCTTGAAGGTGCTCGCGGAGCGCCCTGCCGATGCCTCGGCGAGCAACTGGCGCTCGTACCTGGAGCGCCTGCCCAACGATCCCTGGGGCAAGCCCTACCAGTACCTGAATCCCGGCGTGAACGGCGAGATCGACGTGTTCTCCCTCGGCGCCGACGGGCAGCCGGGCGGCGAGGGCATCAACGCCGACATCGGCTCCTGGCAGCTCTGA
- the gspK gene encoding type II secretion system minor pseudopilin GspK, which translates to MNGHRQRGMAIISALLIVTVVAVIAAGLIARQSAFIRALESEQLRIQAGWMLRGGLEWSRQLLLEDSRRDPLTRLDQRWAQPMRGLRLSSAELPFNGQLEDEQGKFNLRNLLVDQRPDLQEQANFERLAGLLGVRPKEARLIVERVLASYARLPAEAPPAETQPAGFDSGRETSPGAVLRALPARMPALRRLDDLARLGIPPATLERLRPYVTILPETTWINGNTARAEVLAACVPGLGLDQARRVLGERDRGRWFLNRGDFVNRLNMPQLQAQSVKVGITSDWFLLTAYARRDRQEVRLQALVQRKAGESTAVNWMRVGS; encoded by the coding sequence ATGAACGGTCATCGCCAGCGCGGCATGGCGATCATCAGCGCGCTGCTGATCGTCACCGTGGTCGCGGTCATAGCCGCCGGCCTGATCGCCCGCCAGAGCGCATTCATCCGCGCCCTGGAAAGCGAGCAGCTACGCATCCAGGCCGGCTGGATGCTGCGCGGCGGCCTGGAATGGAGCCGCCAATTGCTGCTCGAGGACAGCCGCCGCGACCCGCTGACCCGCCTTGACCAGCGCTGGGCGCAACCGATGCGTGGCTTGCGTCTGAGCAGCGCCGAATTGCCGTTCAACGGCCAACTGGAAGACGAGCAGGGCAAGTTCAACCTGCGCAACCTGTTGGTCGACCAGCGCCCCGATCTCCAGGAGCAAGCGAACTTCGAACGCCTCGCCGGTCTGCTCGGCGTGCGCCCGAAGGAGGCGCGGCTGATCGTCGAGCGGGTACTCGCCTCCTATGCACGGCTGCCCGCCGAAGCGCCGCCGGCCGAGACGCAACCCGCAGGCTTCGACAGCGGCCGCGAGACTTCGCCGGGCGCCGTGTTGCGTGCGCTTCCGGCGCGCATGCCGGCGCTCAGGCGTCTCGACGACCTGGCGCGGCTGGGCATTCCGCCGGCGACCCTGGAACGCCTGCGACCCTACGTCACCATCCTGCCCGAAACCACCTGGATCAACGGCAACACCGCGCGCGCCGAAGTGCTCGCCGCCTGTGTCCCCGGCCTCGGGCTGGACCAGGCGCGGCGGGTGCTCGGCGAGCGCGACCGGGGCCGCTGGTTCCTCAATCGCGGCGACTTCGTCAACCGCCTGAACATGCCGCAATTGCAGGCGCAGTCGGTGAAGGTCGGGATCACCAGCGACTGGTTCCTGCTCACCGCCTATGCCCGGCGCGACCGGCAAGAGGTGCGCCTGCAAGCCCTGGTGCAGCGCAAGGCCGGTGAAAGCACGGCGGTCAACTGGATGAGGGTGGGCTCATGA
- the gspD gene encoding type II secretion system secretin GspD, with translation MRQSAFHHARRRWPVLGVALGALLVAACSETPKVPGVPPADEEVGRPLSSVRSGAPLRSADVRERPQAEQARRALSAGRGVARSGGVAPVSATAAELGEQPVSLNFVDTEVEAVVRALSRATGRQFLVDPRVKGKLTLVSEGQVPARTAYRMLTSALRMQGFSVVDVDGVSQVVPEADAKLLGGPVYGADRPAANGMVTRTFRLRYENAVNLIPVLRPIVAQNNPINAYPGNNTVVVTDYAENLDRVAGIIASIDIPSASDTDVVPIQNGIAVDIASTVSELLDSQGSGGAEQGQKTVVLADPRSNSIVIRSPSPERTQLARDLIGKLDSVQSNPGNLHVVYLRNAQATRLAQALRGLITGDSGGEGNEGDQQRARLSGGGMLGGGNSGTGSQGLGSSGNTTGSGSSGLGGSNRSGGAYGAMGSGQGGAGPGAMGEENSAFSAGGVTVQADATTNTLLISAPEPLYRNLREVIDLLDQRRAQVVIESLIVEVSEDDSSEFGIQWQAGNLGGNGVFGGVNFGQSALNTAGKNTIDVLPKGLNIGLVDGTVDIPGIGKILDLKVLARALKSRGGTNVLSTPNLLTLDNESASIMVGQTIPFVSGQYVTDGGGTSNNPFQTIQREDVGLKLNIRPQISEGGTVKLDVYQEVSSVDERASTAAGVVTNKRAIDTSILLDDGQIMVLGGLLQDNVQDNTDGVPGLSSLPGVGSLFRYQKRSRTKTNLMVFLRPYIVRDAAAGRSITLNRYDFIRRAQQRVQPRHDWSVGDMQAPVLPPTQQGIPQAAYDLRPSPRPLRAVPLGEAAPL, from the coding sequence ATGAGGCAATCAGCTTTCCACCATGCCCGGCGTCGTTGGCCTGTACTGGGCGTGGCGCTGGGCGCGCTGCTGGTCGCGGCGTGTAGCGAGACGCCGAAGGTCCCCGGCGTGCCCCCGGCCGACGAGGAAGTCGGTCGGCCGCTGAGCAGTGTCCGCTCCGGTGCGCCGTTGCGCAGCGCCGACGTCCGCGAGCGGCCCCAGGCCGAGCAGGCCCGCCGCGCGCTGAGTGCCGGACGCGGCGTGGCGCGCTCCGGTGGCGTGGCTCCGGTCTCAGCGACAGCGGCCGAACTCGGCGAGCAGCCGGTCAGCCTGAATTTCGTCGATACCGAGGTGGAAGCGGTGGTGCGCGCGCTGTCGCGCGCCACCGGCCGGCAGTTCCTGGTCGACCCGCGGGTGAAGGGCAAGCTGACCCTGGTTTCCGAAGGCCAGGTGCCGGCGCGCACCGCCTACCGCATGCTCACCAGCGCCCTGCGCATGCAGGGCTTCAGCGTGGTCGACGTCGACGGGGTCAGCCAGGTGGTGCCGGAGGCCGACGCCAAGCTGCTCGGCGGGCCGGTCTACGGCGCCGACCGGCCGGCGGCCAACGGCATGGTCACGCGGACCTTCCGCCTGCGCTACGAGAACGCGGTGAACCTGATCCCGGTACTGCGCCCGATCGTCGCGCAGAACAACCCGATCAATGCCTATCCGGGGAACAACACCGTGGTGGTCACCGACTACGCGGAAAACCTCGACCGGGTCGCCGGGATCATCGCCAGCATCGACATCCCCAGCGCCAGCGACACCGACGTGGTACCGATCCAGAACGGCATCGCGGTGGACATCGCCAGCACCGTCTCCGAACTGCTCGACAGCCAGGGCAGCGGCGGCGCCGAGCAGGGCCAGAAGACCGTGGTGCTCGCCGACCCACGCTCCAACAGCATCGTGATCCGCTCGCCGAGCCCAGAGCGCACGCAATTGGCGCGCGACCTGATCGGCAAGCTGGACAGCGTGCAAAGCAATCCCGGCAACCTCCATGTGGTCTACTTGCGCAACGCCCAGGCGACCCGCCTGGCCCAGGCCCTGCGCGGGCTGATCACCGGCGACAGCGGCGGCGAGGGCAACGAGGGCGACCAGCAGCGCGCGCGCCTGAGCGGCGGCGGCATGCTCGGTGGCGGCAATAGCGGTACTGGTAGCCAGGGCCTGGGGAGCAGCGGCAATACCACGGGCAGCGGTTCCAGCGGGTTGGGCGGCAGCAACCGCAGCGGCGGCGCCTATGGTGCGATGGGCAGCGGCCAGGGCGGCGCCGGACCCGGTGCGATGGGCGAGGAGAACTCGGCGTTCTCCGCCGGCGGGGTCACCGTACAGGCCGACGCCACCACCAACACCCTGCTGATTTCCGCACCCGAGCCGTTGTACCGCAACCTCCGCGAAGTCATCGACCTGCTCGACCAGCGCCGCGCCCAGGTGGTGATCGAAAGCCTGATCGTCGAGGTCAGCGAAGACGACTCCAGCGAGTTCGGCATCCAGTGGCAGGCCGGCAACCTCGGCGGCAACGGCGTGTTCGGCGGGGTCAACTTCGGCCAGTCGGCGCTGAACACGGCCGGCAAGAACACCATCGACGTGTTGCCCAAGGGGCTCAACATCGGCCTGGTGGATGGCACCGTGGACATCCCCGGGATCGGCAAGATCCTCGACCTCAAGGTGCTCGCCCGGGCGCTGAAGAGCCGCGGCGGCACCAACGTCCTGTCGACCCCGAACCTGCTGACCCTGGACAACGAGTCGGCGAGCATCATGGTCGGCCAGACCATACCCTTCGTCAGCGGCCAGTACGTCACCGACGGCGGCGGTACCAGCAACAACCCGTTCCAGACCATCCAGCGCGAGGACGTCGGCCTGAAGCTGAACATCCGTCCGCAGATCTCCGAGGGAGGAACGGTCAAGCTCGACGTCTACCAGGAGGTCAGCAGCGTCGACGAGCGCGCCAGCACCGCCGCCGGGGTGGTCACCAACAAGCGCGCGATCGATACCAGCATCCTCCTCGACGACGGCCAGATCATGGTCCTCGGCGGCCTGTTGCAGGACAACGTGCAGGACAACACCGACGGTGTTCCCGGACTCTCCAGCCTCCCCGGCGTCGGTTCGCTGTTCCGCTACCAGAAGCGCTCGCGGACCAAGACCAACCTGATGGTCTTCCTGCGTCCCTACATCGTCCGCGACGCCGCCGCCGGCCGCAGCATCACCCTCAACCGCTACGACTTCATCCGCCGCGCCCAGCAGCGCGTGCAGCCGCGCCACGACTGGAGCGTCGGCGACATGCAGGCTCCGGTGCTGCCGCCGACGCAGCAGGGCATCCCGCAGGCCGCCTACGACTTGCGCCCGAGCCCGCGGCCGCTGCGCGCGGTACCGCTGGGCGAGGCGGCGCCGCTATGA
- the vreR gene encoding anti-sigma factor VreR (component of a cell-surface signaling system involved in the regulation of potential virulence factor genes) gives MTASDSAADETGDLRHEAHAWVISLTSGRVTQGDARAFRQWCARSPQHLRAFVEARDLWQALGSAAALPLEPPAVAQIAPRRFGRRWFVGGALAASVALFVLRPSLLDHGLGGADYVTAVGEQRQVQVSGETRIEMNTRTRLNVRRNQEQQETIELLGGEAEIIASHPPQSSLRVMAGSAWLSASRARFNVRSSGDVCVVTCLEGSVRLEHLGQRLDLQAGQQLTFDERRNGPPVPFDVAEVMAWRERMLVFNDVPLATVIDEINRYRPGMLLLLDKALGRRRVQARFSLDQLADVATLIRDAYGIEVTRLPGGVVLLG, from the coding sequence ATGACAGCCTCAGACTCCGCCGCCGATGAAACCGGCGACCTTCGCCACGAAGCGCACGCCTGGGTGATCAGCCTGACCTCCGGACGCGTCACCCAGGGCGACGCGCGGGCCTTCCGCCAGTGGTGTGCGCGCAGCCCGCAACACCTGCGAGCGTTCGTCGAGGCGCGCGATCTCTGGCAGGCACTCGGCAGTGCCGCCGCTCTGCCGCTGGAGCCGCCGGCCGTGGCGCAGATCGCGCCGAGGCGTTTCGGTCGTCGCTGGTTCGTCGGCGGTGCGCTGGCCGCCTCGGTGGCGTTGTTCGTCTTGCGCCCGTCGCTGCTCGACCATGGCCTGGGCGGCGCCGACTACGTCACGGCGGTCGGCGAGCAACGCCAGGTGCAGGTGAGCGGCGAGACGCGGATCGAGATGAACACCCGCACCCGCCTGAACGTGCGGCGCAATCAAGAGCAGCAGGAAACCATCGAACTGCTCGGCGGCGAGGCCGAGATCATCGCCAGCCACCCGCCGCAGAGCAGCCTGCGGGTGATGGCCGGGAGCGCCTGGCTGAGCGCCAGCCGGGCCCGCTTCAACGTGCGCAGCAGCGGTGACGTCTGCGTGGTGACCTGCCTGGAGGGCAGCGTGCGGCTCGAACACCTCGGCCAGCGCCTGGACCTCCAGGCCGGCCAGCAGCTGACCTTCGACGAGCGACGCAACGGTCCGCCGGTGCCTTTCGACGTTGCCGAGGTGATGGCCTGGCGCGAGCGCATGCTGGTGTTCAACGACGTACCGTTGGCCACGGTGATCGACGAAATCAACCGCTACCGTCCCGGCATGCTCCTGCTGCTGGACAAGGCCCTTGGCCGACGCCGGGTCCAGGCCCGTTTCAGCCTCGATCAACTGGCCGACGTGGCGACCCTGATCCGCGATGCCTATGGCATCGAGGTCACCCGCCTGCCGGGCGGGGTGGTGCTGCTCGGCTGA
- the gspE gene encoding type II secretion system ATPase GspE produces MSLLPYAWAKAQRALLRPGEHGATLLVSPRTPGWAISEVRQRHALASLESVRDDELDTLLASAYSDTGSAAAVVGAAESEVDLDRLMDDIPEVTDLLDTQDGAPVIRMINALLTQAARDEASDIHIEPFETHSVVRYRVDGALRDVVAPRKALHAALVSRIKIMAQLDIAEKRLPQDGRIALRVAGRPIDIRVSTVPTGHGERVVMRLLDKQAGRLRLETLGMAPGVLAPLDNLIRQPHGIVLVTGPTGSGKTTTLYAALARLDASTSNILTVEDPVEYDLPGISQIQVNARIDMTFAVALRAILRQDPDIIMIGEIRDLETAQIAVQASLTGHLVLATLHTNDAVSAVTRLVDMGVEPFLLASSMLGVLAQRLVRRLCTHCRVEEDGGWRAVGCPACNQTGYSGRTGIHELFVIDDEIRRLVHQGRAEQDLREAARAAGMRSMREDGERWIASGSTTLEEILRVTRDA; encoded by the coding sequence ATGAGCCTGCTGCCCTACGCCTGGGCCAAGGCGCAGCGCGCCTTGCTGCGGCCGGGCGAGCATGGCGCGACCCTGCTGGTCAGCCCGCGCACGCCCGGCTGGGCGATCAGCGAGGTGCGCCAGCGGCATGCGCTGGCCAGCCTGGAGAGCGTCCGCGACGACGAACTCGACACCCTGCTGGCCAGCGCCTACTCCGATACCGGCAGCGCCGCGGCGGTGGTCGGCGCGGCGGAGAGCGAGGTCGACCTCGACCGCCTGATGGACGATATCCCCGAGGTTACCGACCTGCTCGACACCCAGGATGGCGCGCCAGTGATCCGCATGATCAACGCGCTGCTGACCCAGGCTGCGCGCGATGAGGCCAGCGACATCCACATCGAGCCCTTCGAGACCCATTCGGTGGTGCGCTATCGCGTCGACGGCGCCCTGCGCGACGTGGTCGCGCCGCGCAAGGCGCTGCACGCGGCGCTGGTGTCGCGGATCAAGATCATGGCGCAGCTGGATATCGCCGAGAAACGCCTGCCCCAGGACGGCCGCATCGCCTTGCGGGTAGCCGGGCGGCCGATCGACATTCGCGTCTCCACCGTGCCCACCGGCCACGGCGAACGGGTGGTGATGCGCCTGCTGGACAAGCAGGCCGGACGCCTGAGGCTGGAGACCCTGGGCATGGCTCCCGGCGTGCTGGCGCCGCTGGACAACCTGATCCGCCAGCCGCACGGCATCGTGCTGGTCACCGGGCCCACCGGCAGCGGCAAGACCACCACCCTCTACGCCGCCCTGGCGCGGCTCGACGCCAGCACCAGCAACATCCTCACCGTCGAGGACCCGGTGGAGTACGACCTGCCGGGGATCAGCCAGATCCAGGTCAACGCGCGCATCGACATGACCTTCGCCGTAGCCCTGCGGGCGATCCTCCGGCAGGACCCGGACATCATCATGATCGGCGAGATCCGCGACCTGGAGACCGCGCAGATCGCCGTGCAGGCTTCGCTCACCGGGCACCTGGTGCTGGCCACGCTGCACACCAACGACGCGGTGTCGGCGGTGACGCGGCTGGTGGACATGGGGGTCGAGCCGTTCCTGCTCGCCTCGTCGATGCTTGGCGTACTCGCCCAGCGCCTGGTGCGGCGCCTGTGCACGCATTGCCGGGTCGAAGAGGACGGCGGCTGGCGCGCGGTCGGCTGCCCGGCTTGCAACCAGACCGGCTACAGCGGGCGCACCGGCATCCACGAACTGTTTGTGATCGACGACGAGATCCGCCGCCTGGTCCACCAGGGCCGCGCCGAGCAGGATCTCCGCGAAGCCGCCCGCGCGGCTGGCATGCGCAGCATGCGCGAGGACGGCGAGCGCTGGATCGCCAGCGGCTCCACCACCCTGGAGGAAATCCTCCGCGTGACCCGGGACGCCTGA
- the gspI gene encoding type II secretion system minor pseudopilin GspI — protein MSTRLSSRGFTLIEVLVALAIVAIALAAAIRAVGLMTDGNGLLRDKSLALLAAESRLAELRLGVGTAPGNSDFECSQGRLRLYCEQRVEATDDPALLWVEIRVRTQREQAVPLARLNTLLSRSR, from the coding sequence ATGTCCACGCGCCTGTCTTCCCGCGGTTTCACCCTGATCGAAGTGCTGGTCGCGCTGGCCATCGTCGCCATCGCCCTGGCCGCGGCGATCCGCGCGGTGGGCCTGATGACCGACGGCAATGGTCTGTTGCGCGACAAGTCGCTGGCCCTGCTGGCAGCGGAGAGCCGGCTCGCCGAGCTACGCCTGGGCGTCGGCACGGCTCCGGGAAACAGTGATTTCGAATGCTCCCAGGGCCGCCTGCGGTTGTACTGCGAACAACGCGTCGAGGCCACCGACGACCCCGCGCTACTGTGGGTGGAAATCCGTGTGCGCACGCAGCGCGAACAGGCGGTGCCGCTGGCGCGCCTGAACACCCTGCTGAGCCGCTCCCGGTGA
- a CDS encoding PulJ/GspJ family protein encodes MSGYAERATTRRRQAGFTLIEVMVAIMLMAIVSLMAWRGLDSIARASAHLEDSTEQGAALLRALNQLERDIALHSAIREETGLPSGDEPIRAGDSLPPGLALKRLSEIPLRLDIVRASTEPGAPLQRVRWWRQGKVLYRAASPSGDRLPLPPLAERVAVLDDVSRFEIRAWVPGKGWTRLPARSKVRASGLEISLARVTRNGVERYRRVVALQ; translated from the coding sequence ATGTCCGGGTACGCTGAACGCGCGACGACGCGGCGCCGGCAAGCCGGCTTCACCCTGATCGAGGTGATGGTCGCGATCATGCTCATGGCCATCGTCAGCCTGATGGCCTGGCGCGGCCTGGACAGCATCGCCCGGGCCAGCGCGCACCTGGAGGACAGCACCGAGCAGGGCGCCGCGCTACTGCGCGCGCTGAACCAACTGGAGCGCGACATCGCCCTGCACAGCGCCATCCGGGAGGAGACCGGCCTGCCCAGCGGCGACGAGCCGATCCGGGCCGGCGACAGCCTGCCGCCCGGACTCGCACTGAAGCGCCTGAGCGAGATCCCATTGCGCCTGGACATCGTCCGCGCCAGTACCGAGCCAGGCGCGCCGCTGCAGCGCGTGCGCTGGTGGCGACAGGGCAAGGTCCTCTATCGCGCCGCCTCGCCCAGCGGCGACCGCCTGCCGTTGCCGCCGCTGGCGGAGCGGGTGGCTGTGCTGGACGACGTGAGTCGGTTCGAGATCCGTGCCTGGGTGCCGGGAAAGGGCTGGACGCGCCTGCCGGCACGCAGCAAAGTCCGCGCCAGCGGACTGGAGATCAGCCTGGCGCGGGTCACCCGCAACGGCGTGGAGCGCTATCGACGGGTGGTGGCCCTGCAATGA
- a CDS encoding type II secretion system protein N, translated as MPAMPRIDPPRLVQFAAVLAILAGLLFWGYLLLAPIPGVVQAEVADVPPPSGEGAAQRWFATPSSEVEVQLAGLISGGPAAIAILSVNGAPAQAYREGEVLARAAKVRRIEADAVLIEQNGEVRRVAMQRLAEPPPLDTLKRG; from the coding sequence ATGCCGGCCATGCCCCGTATCGATCCGCCCCGCCTGGTCCAGTTCGCCGCCGTGCTGGCGATCCTCGCCGGCCTGCTGTTCTGGGGCTATCTGTTGCTGGCGCCGATTCCCGGCGTGGTCCAGGCCGAGGTCGCCGATGTTCCGCCGCCCAGCGGCGAGGGCGCCGCTCAACGCTGGTTCGCGACGCCTTCCAGTGAGGTCGAGGTGCAACTGGCGGGATTGATCAGCGGTGGTCCCGCGGCGATCGCCATCCTCTCGGTGAACGGCGCGCCGGCCCAGGCCTATCGCGAGGGCGAGGTCCTGGCACGTGCGGCGAAGGTGCGGCGGATAGAGGCCGACGCGGTACTCATCGAGCAGAACGGCGAGGTTCGCCGGGTGGCCATGCAGCGGCTCGCCGAACCGCCGCCGCTGGATACCCTCAAGCGCGGTTGA